One segment of Curtobacterium poinsettiae DNA contains the following:
- a CDS encoding amidase, whose amino-acid sequence MFELHHLSAQELWDWIRRGEATALEVTEHYLSRVERLDAGLGAFVTVTADAARARADRLGHLVPTSRPLWGLPTADKDLYDRAGVPTRNGTASLPERPASADHPLVAALDAAGTVSLGKTASPEFGMSSSSETRLGLTRNPYDTTRAPGGSSSGAAVAVAAGLVPAAVGSDGGGSVRIPAAATGLVGLKPSRGRVPSMPGRSGVGGLSVAGPLTRSVADAGMLLDALVAPTGLPEPSPYALVTPDVGEGPFTAAAVRGEGRFVVGVLEGSPWDDTVDVVVDPAARAAVETAVRVLGEVGHGVEDVRMPRVPYADAFRVAWESSAARLPEVPGIDLSSLTPLVAWLVARGQALSGTQVLDAMSTLDTFSTTLIGAFDRFDAVLTPTLAMTPRPLGWYGDDPDEDFRRQCAYSPWTSMANVSGLPAITLPVGVTDDDHPDGGGLPMGVQLIGRPGGERVLLAIGAQLERRLRWQRRHPAAWTA is encoded by the coding sequence GTGTTCGAACTCCACCACCTCTCCGCACAGGAACTCTGGGACTGGATCCGCCGGGGCGAGGCGACCGCCCTCGAGGTCACCGAGCACTACCTGTCCCGCGTGGAACGCCTGGACGCCGGACTCGGCGCCTTCGTGACGGTCACCGCGGACGCTGCCCGGGCCCGAGCCGATCGTCTGGGCCACCTGGTGCCGACGTCGAGACCGTTGTGGGGCCTCCCGACCGCCGACAAGGACCTGTACGACCGCGCCGGGGTCCCCACGCGGAACGGCACCGCGAGCCTGCCGGAGCGGCCCGCGTCGGCCGACCACCCGCTCGTCGCCGCGCTCGACGCTGCGGGCACCGTCAGCCTCGGCAAGACCGCGTCACCGGAGTTCGGCATGTCCTCGTCGTCCGAGACCCGGCTCGGCCTGACGCGGAACCCCTACGACACCACGCGCGCGCCGGGCGGGTCGTCGAGTGGTGCGGCCGTCGCCGTCGCCGCCGGACTCGTGCCCGCCGCGGTCGGGTCGGACGGCGGCGGATCCGTGCGGATCCCCGCCGCGGCGACCGGACTCGTCGGCCTGAAGCCGAGCCGCGGACGCGTGCCGTCGATGCCCGGCCGCTCCGGAGTCGGCGGCCTGTCCGTGGCCGGGCCGCTCACCCGCTCCGTCGCCGACGCGGGCATGCTCCTCGACGCGCTGGTCGCGCCGACCGGGCTGCCGGAGCCGTCGCCGTACGCACTCGTCACCCCCGACGTCGGCGAGGGGCCGTTCACCGCAGCCGCCGTCCGCGGCGAGGGCCGGTTCGTCGTCGGGGTGCTCGAGGGTTCGCCCTGGGACGACACCGTCGACGTGGTCGTCGACCCCGCGGCCCGGGCCGCCGTGGAGACCGCCGTGCGGGTGCTCGGCGAGGTCGGACACGGCGTCGAGGACGTCCGGATGCCCCGCGTGCCGTACGCGGACGCGTTCCGGGTGGCGTGGGAGAGCTCGGCCGCCCGACTGCCGGAGGTGCCCGGCATCGACCTGTCGTCGCTGACCCCGCTCGTGGCCTGGCTCGTGGCCCGCGGACAGGCGTTGTCCGGCACGCAGGTCCTCGACGCGATGTCGACGCTCGACACCTTCTCGACGACGCTCATCGGCGCGTTCGACCGGTTCGATGCGGTGCTCACGCCGACCCTCGCGATGACGCCGAGGCCCCTCGGCTGGTACGGCGACGACCCGGACGAGGACTTCCGCCGCCAGTGCGCGTACTCGCCGTGGACGTCGATGGCGAACGTGTCCGGGCTCCCCGCGATCACCCTGCCGGTCGGCGTGACCGACGACGACCACCCGGACGGCGGCGGCCTGCCGATGGGCGTGCAGTTGATCGGACGCCCCGGCGGCGAGCGCGTCCTGCTCGCGATCGGCGCGCAGCTCGAGCGCCGGTTGCGCTGGCAGCGGCGGCACCCGGCCGCCTGGACCGCCTGA
- a CDS encoding gluconokinase: protein MSGAGGAGGAGAARAADTGLDARVLVVMGVSGSGKSTVAAMVAEQVGWEFAEGDAMHPQVNVDKMRAGTPLTDEDRWPWLDVVAGWIRGHLDAGTNGVVTCSALKRSYRDVLRAPGVVFVHVAGDGALIEERMSQRSGHFMPTSLLRSQLATLEPPQPDEAHLTIAADRTPEEESAEVVERLGLVRTPSD, encoded by the coding sequence ATGAGCGGCGCAGGAGGTGCCGGCGGGGCCGGTGCTGCCCGGGCGGCCGATACCGGGCTGGATGCCCGCGTCCTGGTCGTGATGGGGGTCTCCGGGTCCGGCAAGTCGACCGTCGCCGCCATGGTGGCGGAGCAGGTCGGGTGGGAGTTCGCCGAGGGCGACGCGATGCACCCACAGGTGAACGTCGACAAGATGCGCGCCGGCACCCCGCTCACCGACGAGGACCGCTGGCCGTGGCTCGACGTCGTCGCCGGGTGGATCCGCGGGCACCTGGACGCCGGGACGAACGGCGTCGTGACCTGCTCGGCGCTGAAGCGTTCGTACCGCGACGTGCTGCGGGCGCCCGGGGTGGTGTTCGTGCACGTGGCCGGTGACGGTGCCCTCATCGAGGAGCGGATGTCACAGCGTTCCGGGCACTTCATGCCGACGTCGCTGCTGCGGTCGCAGCTCGCCACGCTCGAGCCGCCGCAGCCTGACGAGGCCCACCTGACCATCGCCGCCGACCGCACGCCGGAAGAGGAGAGCGCCGAGGTCGTGGAGCGACTCGGGTTGGTGCGGACTCCGAGCGACTGA
- a CDS encoding ABC transporter ATP-binding protein: MTLPVLEATGLHRTYRLPRRGPFEPGPVRTAVDGVDLMVAPGARLGIVGESGSGKSTLVRLLAGLEAPSAGTVAASGRPVVASRSARALRWFRRETGVVFQDPYASLDPRMRVGAIVAEPLRALQVPGSHASLVREVLERVDLPADTVDRFPHEFSGGQRQRIAIARAVVHSPRILFGDEPMSALDVVVRARVIELFRSLADDLGLTLVLVSHDIGVVQRLCDTVAVMSDGRIVEHGPVSLLDAPQHPVTRALVAAAPTLP; encoded by the coding sequence GTGACCCTCCCCGTCCTCGAGGCCACCGGTCTCCACCGCACCTACCGGCTCCCCCGCCGCGGCCCGTTCGAGCCCGGTCCGGTCCGCACCGCCGTCGACGGTGTCGACCTGATGGTCGCCCCCGGCGCACGGCTCGGCATCGTCGGCGAATCGGGATCCGGCAAGTCCACGCTGGTCCGGTTGCTCGCCGGCCTGGAGGCCCCTTCCGCAGGCACCGTCGCAGCCTCCGGCCGCCCGGTGGTCGCGTCCCGGTCCGCGCGTGCGTTGCGCTGGTTCCGTCGCGAGACCGGGGTGGTGTTCCAGGACCCGTACGCGTCCCTCGACCCGCGGATGCGAGTCGGCGCGATCGTCGCCGAGCCGCTGCGTGCCCTGCAGGTCCCGGGGTCGCACGCGTCGCTCGTGCGCGAGGTGTTGGAGCGCGTCGACCTGCCCGCCGACACGGTCGACCGGTTCCCGCACGAGTTCTCCGGCGGGCAGCGACAGCGGATCGCGATCGCCCGCGCCGTCGTGCACTCGCCGCGGATCCTGTTCGGCGACGAGCCGATGAGCGCCCTCGACGTGGTCGTCCGCGCCCGGGTGATCGAGCTGTTCCGGTCGCTCGCCGACGACCTCGGGCTGACGCTCGTGCTGGTGTCGCACGACATCGGTGTCGTGCAGCGGCTGTGCGACACGGTCGCGGTGATGTCCGACGGCCGGATCGTCGAGCACGGGCCGGTGTCGCTCCTGGACGCGCCGCAGCACCCGGTGACGCGGGCGTTGGTGGCGGCGGCGCCGACGCTGCCGTAG
- a CDS encoding GNAT family N-acetyltransferase produces MLEEEYQRRRVLPRHLRAPAATETAFEYRIRAAEVGDLPHVREIHTHYVRNSSVTFDPAAFTYAAWKKRYDDIRKRRLPFLVAENPAGQILGYALVDAWNPRDRSNHVVEDSIYLGAASGGKGLGRALMEALLDECRSAGVREVVAVIADRQAEASIRLHERLGFEEVGRMGKVGYKYDRWLGTVTMRLRLRGPRLFARRR; encoded by the coding sequence GTGCTCGAGGAGGAATACCAGCGACGGCGGGTCCTGCCGCGACACCTGCGTGCCCCGGCGGCGACCGAGACGGCCTTCGAGTACCGCATCCGTGCGGCCGAGGTGGGGGACCTGCCCCACGTGCGCGAGATCCACACGCACTACGTCCGCAACTCGTCGGTGACCTTCGACCCGGCGGCGTTCACGTACGCCGCGTGGAAGAAGCGCTACGACGACATCCGGAAGCGCCGCCTGCCCTTCCTGGTGGCGGAGAACCCCGCCGGGCAGATCCTCGGGTACGCCCTGGTCGACGCGTGGAACCCGCGGGACCGTTCGAACCACGTCGTCGAGGACTCGATCTACCTCGGTGCCGCGTCTGGTGGCAAGGGGCTCGGTCGCGCGCTGATGGAGGCGCTGCTCGACGAGTGCCGTTCGGCCGGCGTGCGCGAGGTCGTCGCCGTCATCGCGGACCGGCAGGCCGAGGCGTCGATCCGGCTGCACGAGCGGCTCGGCTTCGAGGAGGTCGGCCGGATGGGCAAGGTCGGCTACAAGTACGACCGCTGGCTCGGCACGGTCACGATGCGGCTCCGCCTGCGCGGCCCGCGGCTGTTCGCGCGTCGACGCTGA
- a CDS encoding ABC transporter ATP-binding protein, which yields MTAHAAGTAGTAHATAASGLEVRGLSVRITGRTILDDVSFTVPPGQRVGVIGASGSGKSMTSLALMGLEPTGAVVTGSVRLDGTELVGLPDRERARHRGSGIAMVFQEPGTALDPLRRVGAQIAEPLRLHRGLDRRAARAAAVDLAASVGLPDPESLLRQYPHQLSGGQRQRICIAMAMAGEPSYLVADEPTTALDVTTEARILDLFEHLPAGMVFVTHDLAVLARIADTAVVLDAGRVVEQGRVADLLAAPQHPATAALVDAARATARRTAP from the coding sequence ATGACCGCCCACGCAGCCGGCACAGCCGGCACAGCCCACGCCACCGCAGCCTCCGGGCTCGAGGTGCGCGGGTTGTCGGTCCGGATCACGGGGCGGACGATCCTGGACGACGTCAGCTTCACCGTGCCTCCCGGCCAGCGCGTCGGCGTGATCGGCGCGAGCGGATCCGGCAAGTCGATGACCTCGCTCGCCCTGATGGGGCTGGAGCCCACCGGCGCCGTCGTGACCGGCAGCGTCCGCCTGGACGGCACCGAACTCGTCGGGCTGCCCGACCGCGAGCGCGCACGACACCGCGGATCGGGCATCGCGATGGTGTTCCAGGAGCCGGGCACCGCCCTCGACCCGCTGCGCCGCGTCGGCGCGCAGATCGCGGAGCCGCTCCGGCTGCACCGCGGGCTCGACCGGCGTGCGGCCCGCGCGGCGGCCGTCGACCTGGCGGCGTCCGTGGGCCTGCCCGACCCGGAGTCACTGCTGCGGCAGTACCCGCACCAGCTGTCCGGCGGGCAGCGGCAGCGGATCTGCATCGCGATGGCGATGGCGGGCGAGCCGTCGTACCTGGTGGCCGACGAGCCGACCACGGCGCTCGACGTCACCACCGAGGCCCGCATCCTCGACCTGTTCGAGCACCTGCCGGCGGGCATGGTGTTCGTCACCCACGACCTCGCCGTGCTCGCGCGCATCGCCGACACCGCCGTGGTGCTCGACGCCGGCCGGGTGGTCGAGCAGGGCCGCGTCGCGGACCTGCTCGCCGCACCGCAGCACCCCGCCACCGCCGCGCTCGTCGACGCCGCACGTGCCACCGCCAGGAGGACCGCCCCGTGA
- a CDS encoding GntP family permease has translation MPHALPDHLLAAGGTTETVDPSGSIPQLIIAALVGIVVIIALITWLKVHPFIALTIGALGVGIGAGLAPDKAVTSFGNGFGATMTSVGILVGLGAMFGKMLVDSGAADRVVDTLVRKSSKAALPWTMALIGALIGLPMFFEVGLVLLIPIIVLVAKRSEVPIMKIAVPALVGLSTMHAFVPPHPGPLVAISTVGANLGTTLAFGIVLAIPVIILAGPLFARFAARWVDIPVPDMFGSRGAVATAGPGSGSGSGSAAFADDPAHSGRQARRRPATQDTASLPNGKSDFTRVISEPRSPSFTVALIGILLPVVLMLAQAIREATAPDAAGSWVSLLDFLGSPMIAIGIAAVYAMVFFAIGGGMDRSAVSKSLESALPPIAGVLLIVGAGGGFKQVLIDTGIGGVIADAVKDSGVSVLLVAWVVSALVRVATGSATVATVTAAGIMAPIAADLSTPMTSLLVLAIGAGSVFLSHVNDAGFWLVKGYLGTTVGQTFKTWTVLECLISVFGLLGVLLAGVFIR, from the coding sequence ATGCCTCACGCTCTCCCGGACCACCTGCTCGCCGCGGGTGGCACCACCGAGACGGTCGACCCGTCCGGTTCGATCCCGCAGCTGATCATCGCGGCGCTCGTCGGCATCGTGGTGATCATCGCGCTCATCACCTGGCTCAAGGTGCACCCGTTCATCGCGCTCACGATCGGCGCGCTCGGCGTCGGCATCGGCGCGGGGCTCGCTCCCGACAAGGCGGTCACCAGCTTCGGCAACGGCTTCGGCGCGACCATGACGAGCGTCGGCATCCTGGTCGGGCTCGGGGCGATGTTCGGCAAGATGCTCGTCGACTCGGGCGCAGCGGACCGCGTGGTGGACACGCTGGTGCGGAAGTCGTCGAAGGCGGCGCTGCCGTGGACGATGGCCCTGATCGGGGCGCTCATCGGGCTGCCCATGTTCTTCGAGGTCGGGCTCGTCCTGCTCATCCCCATCATCGTGCTGGTCGCCAAGCGCAGCGAGGTGCCGATCATGAAGATCGCCGTCCCCGCCCTGGTCGGCCTGTCGACGATGCACGCGTTCGTCCCGCCGCACCCCGGCCCGCTCGTCGCGATCTCCACCGTCGGCGCGAACCTCGGCACCACGCTCGCCTTCGGCATCGTGCTGGCGATCCCGGTGATCATCCTGGCCGGACCGCTCTTCGCCCGGTTCGCGGCCCGCTGGGTCGACATCCCCGTGCCCGACATGTTCGGGTCGCGTGGGGCGGTCGCCACCGCCGGGCCGGGTTCGGGGTCGGGTTCCGGGTCCGCCGCCTTCGCCGACGACCCGGCACACTCGGGACGCCAGGCACGCCGTCGCCCCGCAACGCAGGACACCGCGTCCCTGCCCAACGGCAAGAGCGACTTCACGCGCGTCATCAGCGAGCCGCGCAGCCCGTCGTTCACCGTCGCCCTGATCGGCATCCTGCTGCCGGTCGTGCTCATGCTCGCCCAGGCGATCCGTGAGGCCACCGCCCCCGACGCCGCCGGCTCGTGGGTGAGCCTGCTCGACTTCCTCGGTTCGCCGATGATCGCCATCGGCATCGCGGCCGTCTACGCGATGGTCTTCTTCGCGATCGGTGGCGGGATGGACCGCTCGGCGGTGTCGAAGTCGCTCGAGAGCGCGCTGCCCCCGATCGCCGGGGTGCTGCTCATCGTCGGCGCCGGCGGCGGCTTCAAGCAGGTGCTCATCGACACCGGGATCGGCGGCGTGATCGCCGACGCCGTCAAGGACTCCGGTGTCTCGGTACTGCTCGTCGCCTGGGTCGTCTCGGCCCTGGTGCGCGTGGCGACCGGGTCGGCCACGGTCGCCACCGTGACCGCCGCCGGCATCATGGCGCCGATCGCCGCCGACCTGTCGACCCCGATGACGTCGTTGCTCGTGCTCGCGATCGGTGCCGGCTCCGTGTTCCTGTCGCACGTCAACGACGCCGGCTTCTGGCTGGTGAAGGGGTACCTCGGCACCACGGTGGGGCAGACGTTCAAGACGTGGACGGTGCTCGAGTGCCTCATCTCGGTGTTCGGGCTGCTCGGGGTCCTGCTGGCCGGGGTGTTCATCCGATGA
- a CDS encoding uracil-DNA glycosylase has translation MEPRPLADLVDPGWADALATVEPDVHRIGAWLRDETAAGRHYLPAGGDVLRAFTTPFDAVKVLVVGQDPYPTPGHPIGLSFAVDPAVRPVPRSLANIYRELADDLGVTPPPHGDLRAWSDQGVLLLNRVLTVQAGEAGSHRGKGWEAVTDQAVRALVARGTPLVAVLWGAQAGSVRPLLGDTPVVASAHPSPLSASRGFFGSRPFSQVNALLESQGAPPVDWTLPAQ, from the coding sequence GTGGAACCACGGCCGCTCGCCGACCTGGTCGACCCCGGTTGGGCCGATGCCCTCGCAACGGTCGAGCCCGACGTGCACCGGATCGGTGCGTGGCTGCGCGACGAGACCGCCGCGGGCCGGCACTACCTGCCCGCCGGCGGTGACGTCCTGCGCGCGTTCACGACCCCGTTCGATGCCGTCAAGGTGCTGGTCGTCGGGCAGGACCCGTACCCGACGCCCGGCCACCCGATCGGTCTGTCCTTCGCGGTCGACCCGGCCGTCCGTCCGGTGCCGCGGAGCCTGGCGAACATCTACCGCGAGCTCGCCGACGACCTCGGGGTGACGCCGCCCCCGCACGGCGACCTGCGGGCGTGGTCCGACCAGGGCGTCCTGCTGCTCAACCGGGTGCTCACCGTGCAGGCGGGCGAGGCCGGCAGCCACCGTGGCAAGGGCTGGGAGGCGGTGACCGACCAGGCCGTCCGCGCGCTCGTCGCCCGTGGCACCCCGCTCGTCGCCGTGCTCTGGGGTGCCCAGGCCGGGTCGGTGCGGCCGCTCCTCGGCGACACCCCCGTCGTCGCGTCGGCCCACCCGAGCCCGCTGAGCGCGTCGCGCGGGTTCTTCGGCAGTCGCCCGTTCTCGCAGGTGAACGCGCTGCTCGAGTCGCAGGGCGCACCGCCCGTCGACTGGACGCTGCCCGCTCAGTAG
- a CDS encoding ABC-F family ATP-binding cassette domain-containing protein, with product MTATLVAKGLSGGYAARTLFDSLDLTVAPGDVIGVVGVNGAGKSTLLRLLAGVDEPLAGTVSLAPTDAFVGWLPQEHERIAGETVAAYLGRRTGCTEATVTMDAAAAALGDPDAGDAAADRYSAALDRWLAAGAADLEDRIPAVLADLGLEPGTGDSTADGVGPDSLMTALSGGQVARVGLAALLLSRFDIVLLDEPTNDLDLDGLDRLEAFVRGLRGGVVLVSHDREFLARSVTSVLELDLAQSSNRLFGGGYDSFLEEREIARQHKRDAYDEFASTKADLVARARTQREWSSQGVRNAMKKSPDNDKIRRRAASESSEKQAQKVRQMESRIARLDEVEEPRKEWQLEFTIGSAPRSSAVVATLSDATFTQGDFTLGPVSLQVDGGDRIGITGPNGAGKSTLLRALLGKQAPTTGTASLGSSVAVGEVDQARAAFTGDQPLAAAFEAIVPEYTTADVRTLLAKFGLKADHVGRPASALSPGERTRAGLALLQARGVNVLVLDEPTNHLDLTAIEQLEQALESYDGTLLLVTHDRRMLETVRLDRQWRVEGGTVTER from the coding sequence ATGACCGCCACGCTCGTCGCCAAGGGCCTGTCCGGCGGGTACGCCGCTCGCACACTGTTCGACTCCCTCGACCTGACGGTGGCGCCCGGTGACGTGATCGGGGTCGTCGGTGTGAACGGTGCCGGCAAGTCGACGCTGCTCCGGCTGCTGGCCGGGGTCGACGAGCCGCTGGCCGGCACGGTGTCCCTGGCGCCGACGGACGCGTTCGTGGGGTGGCTCCCCCAGGAGCACGAGCGCATCGCGGGCGAGACCGTCGCGGCGTACCTCGGGCGGCGGACCGGCTGCACCGAGGCGACCGTGACGATGGACGCAGCAGCGGCGGCGCTCGGGGACCCCGATGCCGGCGACGCAGCGGCCGATAGGTACTCGGCGGCGCTCGACCGCTGGCTCGCCGCGGGAGCCGCCGATCTGGAGGACCGGATCCCGGCGGTGCTCGCGGACCTCGGGCTCGAACCCGGCACCGGCGACTCCACGGCGGACGGCGTCGGCCCGGACTCCCTGATGACCGCGCTGTCCGGCGGGCAGGTCGCCCGGGTCGGGCTCGCCGCGCTGCTGCTGTCGCGGTTCGACATCGTCCTGCTCGACGAACCCACCAACGACCTCGACCTGGACGGCCTCGACCGGCTCGAGGCGTTCGTGCGCGGGCTGCGCGGCGGGGTGGTGCTCGTCAGCCACGACCGTGAGTTCCTGGCGCGCTCGGTGACCTCGGTGCTCGAGCTCGACCTGGCGCAGTCGTCGAACCGGCTGTTCGGCGGCGGGTACGACTCGTTCCTCGAGGAGCGCGAGATCGCCCGGCAGCACAAGCGGGACGCGTACGACGAGTTCGCGTCGACGAAGGCCGACCTGGTCGCACGGGCACGGACGCAGCGCGAGTGGTCGAGCCAGGGTGTCCGGAACGCCATGAAGAAGAGCCCGGACAACGACAAGATCCGCCGCCGTGCCGCCTCGGAGTCGAGCGAGAAGCAGGCGCAGAAGGTCCGGCAGATGGAGTCCCGCATCGCCCGGCTCGACGAGGTCGAGGAACCGCGCAAGGAGTGGCAGCTCGAGTTCACGATCGGCAGCGCACCGCGGTCGTCGGCCGTCGTCGCGACGCTGTCGGACGCCACGTTCACCCAGGGCGACTTCACCCTCGGCCCGGTCTCGCTGCAGGTCGACGGCGGTGACCGGATCGGCATCACCGGCCCGAACGGCGCCGGCAAGTCCACCCTGCTGCGGGCGCTGCTCGGCAAGCAGGCGCCGACGACGGGCACGGCCTCGCTCGGCTCCAGCGTCGCGGTCGGCGAGGTCGACCAGGCGCGCGCCGCGTTCACCGGCGACCAGCCCCTGGCGGCGGCGTTCGAGGCGATCGTCCCCGAGTACACGACCGCCGACGTCCGGACGCTGCTCGCGAAGTTCGGGCTGAAGGCGGACCACGTCGGCCGACCGGCCTCGGCGCTCTCCCCCGGCGAGCGCACCCGGGCAGGCCTCGCGCTGCTGCAGGCCCGCGGGGTGAACGTGCTCGTGCTCGACGAGCCGACCAACCACCTCGACCTGACCGCGATCGAGCAGCTCGAGCAGGCGCTGGAGTCCTACGACGGGACCCTGCTGCTCGTCACACACGACCGGCGCATGCTGGAGACCGTCCGACTCGACCGGCAGTGGCGGGTCGAGGGCGGCACCGTCACCGAACGCTGA
- a CDS encoding HIT family protein, whose amino-acid sequence MDSCVFCAVIVGDEPAVWVEREDHAVAFAPLPDSALAPGHTLVVPVEHTADLLTAGPTALAATTALAQRVARAMKGALGATGTVVLQASGADAGQSVPHLHLHVVPCWPDDATTHWPERRSAHVVDGDPHALLAEMFD is encoded by the coding sequence ATGGACTCCTGCGTCTTCTGTGCCGTGATCGTCGGTGACGAACCCGCCGTGTGGGTCGAACGCGAGGACCACGCCGTCGCCTTCGCACCCCTGCCCGACTCGGCGCTGGCTCCCGGCCACACCCTGGTCGTACCGGTCGAGCACACCGCCGATCTGCTCACCGCCGGGCCCACGGCACTCGCCGCCACCACGGCACTGGCGCAGCGTGTCGCCCGTGCGATGAAGGGGGCGCTCGGTGCGACCGGGACCGTCGTGCTGCAGGCATCGGGTGCGGACGCCGGTCAGAGCGTGCCGCACCTGCACCTCCACGTCGTGCCGTGCTGGCCGGACGACGCCACGACGCACTGGCCGGAGCGACGATCGGCGCACGTGGTCGACGGTGACCCGCACGCGCTCCTCGCTGAGATGTTCGACTAG
- a CDS encoding FadR/GntR family transcriptional regulator has product MPTARGLHAHVLDTLGQRIVDGDLATGSVVRPELVADEFGVSRSVVREALRVLQSLGLVEPRQRVGTLVRDITAWELLAPTVIRWRGTSPAYFVQQRELVELRLGVEPVAASLTAGSAGADAVLAAAEDMLDACGREDSRAYLEADVRFHRALLTGSGNAVFAHFAGTVEALLRTRTSESRDPITRWTREAALRHQAVGRAAVDGDAVAAAAAATALLRVTRDEFITEAPAD; this is encoded by the coding sequence ATGCCCACCGCACGCGGACTGCACGCCCACGTGCTCGACACCCTGGGCCAGCGGATCGTCGACGGCGACCTGGCCACGGGTTCCGTCGTGCGACCCGAACTGGTCGCCGACGAGTTCGGGGTGTCCCGTTCGGTCGTCCGCGAGGCCCTGCGCGTCCTGCAGTCCCTCGGCCTGGTCGAGCCCCGGCAGCGCGTCGGCACGCTCGTCCGCGACATCACCGCGTGGGAGCTGCTCGCCCCCACGGTGATCCGGTGGCGCGGTACCTCACCGGCGTACTTCGTGCAGCAGCGGGAGCTCGTCGAGCTCCGGCTCGGCGTCGAACCGGTCGCGGCGTCCCTGACCGCCGGCTCCGCGGGCGCGGACGCCGTGCTCGCCGCCGCCGAGGACATGCTCGACGCCTGCGGACGTGAGGACAGCCGCGCCTACCTGGAGGCCGACGTCCGCTTCCACCGTGCACTGCTCACCGGGTCCGGGAACGCCGTGTTCGCGCACTTCGCCGGCACGGTCGAAGCCCTGCTCCGCACCCGCACCTCGGAGTCGCGCGACCCCATCACGCGCTGGACGCGCGAGGCGGCGCTCCGGCACCAGGCGGTCGGGCGCGCAGCGGTCGACGGTGACGCGGTCGCCGCAGCGGCGGCCGCAACCGCGCTGCTCCGCGTGACGCGCGACGAGTTCATCACCGAGGCGCCGGCGGACTGA
- a CDS encoding L,D-transpeptidase: MRRNTWIATTAGVVVLAVAAVVVGVTVGSPASEPTRTARATTTPTPTPSATPKPKPTLAAVPSAPSDATLAALPLAFHDAVVPQLLDGGDVDPEDTWQIATPRTPLVALYASPSSRARPVATLSHLVSTINRPAATAVWGRSPGRDGGMLLVSTPSRNRTPGDGGDPDAPSATFAWARAADFTLTRTDRMITVDVAASTVSVVTRTGTVTATETARLGTPEDPTPTDTATYVEAAYVDTRVAYTQGNPIILTGAHSSRIPSYGGNAALTALHYYPDPTGSSHGCVRISAEMTRTLAALPVGTPIRFS, translated from the coding sequence ATGCGACGCAACACCTGGATCGCGACGACCGCCGGGGTGGTGGTGCTCGCCGTCGCCGCCGTCGTGGTGGGGGTGACCGTCGGGTCGCCGGCATCGGAGCCGACCCGCACGGCCCGGGCCACGACGACACCGACCCCGACCCCGAGCGCCACGCCGAAACCGAAGCCGACGCTCGCGGCCGTCCCCTCCGCTCCGTCCGACGCGACCCTGGCCGCGCTGCCGTTGGCGTTCCACGACGCCGTCGTACCGCAGTTGCTCGACGGCGGGGACGTCGACCCCGAGGACACCTGGCAGATCGCGACCCCGCGTACGCCGCTCGTCGCCCTGTACGCGAGCCCGTCGAGCCGCGCTCGGCCGGTGGCGACCCTGTCCCACCTGGTGTCGACGATCAACCGGCCCGCGGCGACCGCAGTGTGGGGTCGTTCCCCCGGCCGGGACGGCGGGATGCTCCTGGTGTCGACGCCGTCCCGCAACCGCACCCCCGGTGACGGCGGCGACCCGGACGCCCCGAGCGCGACGTTCGCCTGGGCCCGGGCCGCCGACTTCACCCTGACGCGCACCGACCGGATGATCACGGTCGACGTCGCCGCCAGCACGGTGTCCGTCGTCACCCGCACGGGCACGGTCACCGCCACCGAGACCGCGCGGCTCGGCACCCCGGAGGATCCGACACCGACCGACACCGCCACCTACGTCGAGGCGGCGTACGTCGACACCCGCGTCGCGTACACGCAGGGCAACCCGATCATCCTGACCGGGGCGCACTCGTCCCGGATCCCGTCGTACGGCGGCAACGCCGCGCTGACCGCGCTGCACTACTACCCGGACCCGACCGGCAGCTCGCACGGCTGCGTCCGGATCTCGGCGGAGATGACCCGCACCCTGGCGGCGCTGCCCGTCGGCACCCCGATCCGGTTCAGCTGA